A segment of the Chloroflexota bacterium genome:
CTCAACTATAATGGCGACGGCATTTATCAAGGCAATCTGCCGGAGACCGCGAGCAGTGATCTCGAAATTTTTGGCAACTATATTTCGCACAGTGTCGCGAACGGCATCGAAGCGACGTTTAGTTTTCGCAATTACATTCACCACAATCAAATGATCGAAGACAATTACGGCGGCTGGTTTGGGTACGCGCAACAATTACGCTTTGAGTACAACACCGTCAAAGACGCGAAGGTAAAAGGCGTGCAGTCGGATAACGCGCAAGGTCATCGCTATGTCGGCAACCTGTTCGACGGCAACGGCGTGTTGCTGCAACCGGTCGAAAATGGCACATGCCAGGGAAACACGTTTGAAAAGAACGAACTTAAAGGCGGCGCGATTACCGAGACTCCGGATTGCAAATGAAACGTGAATTACTAGTTACGTTGATAGTCTTTGGCATCCTGGGTCTGTTATTCTGGCTGGGACGCGCGCCCACATCACCAACCCAGGCGCAGGGCGAAGAGCCGACCAAAGCGCCGTACGTTTTTCCAACGCCGATTTTCATCCCGACATTTCCGCCCGACCCTGCCGCAACGACAAGCGCACCCGCACCGACCAGCGCGCCCGCAGCGGCGAACAACCCCACACCCGCCCGCGCCGCCGACCCAGGATCGAGTGATCGCACGTATACGATTGTGTCCGGCGACAGCCCGTGGATCATCGCGCAAAAAATGTACAACGACGGGACCAAGTACAAGATCATTCTCGATGCGAACAACCTCACGACGAGTTCCAAGTTAAAGGTTGGGAGCACGTTGATTATTCCACCGCTTGCCGGAACACCTCGCCCGTCCGCCCCAACCGCGACCAGCGCCGCGCCAACGCTTGCGCCGATTGCGACCGCGCCGACCATTGCGCCCACGATTGCGGCAACAGGTACGCTGACCGCGACGGTCCCGATTACCACAACCGTCGCAACAACGCGCACCGCGACAGGTTTACTTCCGCCCGGCGTCGTATCATTCGCCGCTTCGGCATTCAACGTATTGAGCGTTGTCGCGTTCATCGGCTCGCTCGCGACTGCCGTGCTGGCGCTCCTCGCGTTCGAACGCTCGCGGCGATTCGCGGTCGTCGAATCGCGCAAGGGACGCTTGACGCGACGATTGAGCCGGTAAAAAGGAAGGGACGTTCGATTGAACGTCCCTACAATTTTTCTTCAACCTGCTGCACCGTCGCGCCGCGCACGCGAATCACTTTGCGCCGCGAAGTTTCTCCCACAATGATTTCGACGTTCGAACGCGGCACACCCAGTTTTTCCGCGAGGAACGCGATGAGCGCGTCGTTCGCTTTGCCTTCGACCGGCGGCGCGTTCAAACGAATCTTGACCGCGTCGCCTTCAATGCCCACGATTTGATTCTTGCTTGCGCGCGGGATCACCTTGACCGCGAACGTGACCGCGCCTTTCGATTCGGAAATCATTTGAACAACGCGCCCGTTCCGAAACGGACGACGAGTCCTGCCGCGAGAATCATGCCCCAGCCGATTTGCCCCGTCAACAAAACGAAAATCGCGGCATAGACCGATGCGAACGTCACATAGATCGCGTGCGTGCCGAGCAAAAATGGACGCGGCGTCGTGGATGCCGCGATTTTTTTCAAGCCAAAAACCATGATCGGAATTTCCGCGCCGGCGAACGCGACCAGGATCAAGCCAATGACAACAATGCCAATTGGATGCGCGACGAGCGTGGGAATCTGGGCGCTCGCCGAACTCGCGAGGTAATAGATGCCCGCGCCCATCAGCAGACCAATCGCCCCGGCAATCGCCACGTCGAGTTTCATGGTTTCGTTTCGCGCTCAAACGATTTGAGAATGACGCGGCGCGTCAGGTTGGGCACATCGTACTTGAGCAGTTCATCGCGCGTGACCCAGCGCGCATCCGTCACGTCGCTGTCCGCGTGCAACTCGCCGCGCGTGTGCTGCGCGGCGAAATCCACGACGACATAGTGATACTGCACGCGATTCTCCGCGTCGCGCGTGACAATGTCTACCACCTCGACCACTTCGCCGAGCGCAATCTCGATGCCACACTCTTCACGTACTTCGCGCGCCGCCGCCTCGCGCAACGATTCGCCCAACTCGATTGCGCCGCCGGGCAAGCCCCACATTCCCACATTCGGCGGCTTGCCGCGCTGAATCAACAGCACGCGGTCGTCGTGCCACACAATGACACCGACGCCGCAAATCGGACGGGCGGGGTATTCGCGCGAATCAGTCATGATCAGTATTCAGTATCCAGTGTTCAGTGTTCAGTATTCCGTACTGAATACTGAAGACTGAATACTGTTTCACTGCTCCCCAGGTATCTTGATGTCCTTGACGTTCAACTGCAATTTCGTATCGCCGTTCCACACGCGCGCTTCGAGTTGGTACGCCACGTCAATCGTCTTGGGTAACGAACCAAGCCAGCTCCCCTGCCGAAACGCGATCGCATCCCACACGGCTTGCCCGTCGGTCAACATCAAACGCAAGTGCTCCGCGCCGACGAGCCGCGCATCGCGCACCATGACATTGCGGCTCACAAACACTGGTTCGCGATTACCAAAGCCGAACGGCGCAAGTTGCTCCAACACTTTTTGCAGGTTCCAATTCATCTCACCTAGCCCGGCTTCGGCATCCACGTTCAAGGTCGGCGCGAGATCGGTCGCGCCCAGTTCACGTGCGGCGATCACTTTGAGGCGCGCTTCGAGCGCGGGCAGGTTTTCGTTCCGCACCGTGAACCCCGCCGCCATCGCGTGACCACCGTGACGCACGAGCAAATCGCGGCATTGATCGAGCGCGGACACAATGTTGAACTCGCTGATACTGCGCGCCGAGCCGCGACTTTCCTCCGCGCCAAAATGCACCGCGACCGCCGGACGATAGTATTCGTCGGTTAACCGGCTCGCGACCAAACCGACAATGCCTTCGAGAAATTCCGGCGCGGTCACAAACAACAAGTGTTCGTGCTCCGTCGAACCCGCCACCGCGTCGCGCGCGCGTTGCGCCATTTCGTTCGTCAAGCGTTGGCGTTCGCGATTCGTCTCTTCGAGTTTGCGCGCGAGATTGTCCGCTTCGCCGGGATACTGGGTCGTCAACACATCGTACGCCATCAACGCGTGTTCGAGTCGCCCCGCCGCGTTGAGTCGCGGACCGAGCGTAAAACCGATCGAGCCAGTATCGAGTGTTTCCGGGCGCACGCCCGCTTGACGCAGCAATGCCTGAATCCCAGGTCGTTCCGATTGGCGCAATTTTTCCAAGCCGCGTTTGACGAGCAAACGATTCTCGCCGGTCACCGGCACGAGATCGGCGACCGTGCCAAGCGCGACGAGATCGTACAAATCGCTCTCGGAAATTTCGGCAGGCGATTTGTTGATCGGCGCGCGTTCTTCGACGCGCATCAACGCTTGCGCGAGTTTGAACGCGACGCCCACGCCGGACAATTCTTTCGACGGATACGGGCACCCAGGTTGTTTCGGATTGACGACCGCGAACGCGTCCGGCAATTCGTCGCTCGGGGCGTGATGATCGGTCACGATCATATCGAGTCCGATCTGTTTGCCGAACGCGACTTCGGGCAGCGAACGCACGCCGCAGTCCACCGTTACGACGACGCCGACGCCTTGTTCTTTCAACTGCGCGAGCGCGTCCTTGTTCAAACCGTACCCTTCGTCAATGCGATGCGGGATGTACGGCTTGACGACCGCGCCGAGCGCCTCGAGTGTTTGCACGAGCAACGCCGTGGCGGTCACGCCATCCACATCGAAATCGCCGTAGACCGCGATCGGTTCGTGCGCGCGCATCGCGCGGCGCAAACGTTCGACCGTTTCGTTCATTCCGCGCAGCGTGAACGGATTGCCGACGAGCGAATCGGGAGCGAGGAACACGTCTACCTGTTCGGGGGTGGTGATGTTACGATTATGCAGAACTTGGACGAGCAGAGGATTGAGTTGCGGAAAGCGCGCGAGTGTCAGCGATGACACGCGCGGCGCAATTAGCCAACGTTTTGGTTTGGGCGGCACATCGTCTCCGTTGTGGTTGATTGAAAGCATTGCAAGGCGTCGTGCTGCCCTGCAAGTTGCAGCGGATTTTACCACGATGCGCGTCAAGACGCAAAAAAGTAAAGACCCTTCGGGTTTCGTAAACCCGAAGGGTCTAACGCGAGAATCAAAACAATCCGCGCACCGTGAGCACCAGACCGAACAACGCGATCGGAATTCCAATCACCGCGCCGACAATCGTCAGCGATACGATCACGCCGACAATCATCAACACGATGCCGAGCACCAGCGCAAGCACGCGCCCGGTCAGTTCAAAAATAATCGTGACGAGTCGCCAAATCGCTTTGATGGGCAAGAGCAGAATATCCACATTACTCCATTTCCCAGAGTTCCCTCATTTCCCTCATTTCCGTCCTAGTTCCCGGAGGAAATGTAGGGAACCAAGGGAACTGAGGGAAATAAGAGAAATTATGCACCCGGCGTTTTGATTTCGTCTTTGTACGGCGCGATCCACCACAAGACGAGGTAGACGATGATACCGAATCCACCCCACAACGTCGCGAGCACAAAGACGAGTCGAACCAAGGTCGGGTCAATGTCGAACAGTTCTGCCAAGCCGTCACACACACCGCCGAGCATTTTCTCCGTACGACTGCGATACATTTTGCGAGCCATAGTTACCTCCTCATCCAATATCTACGCAGGACGCGGTGATTGGTTACAGAGTTTGGAGTAGAAAAGTAAACAGGTAGACAAGTAGACACGTCTTCCTTGTCCACCTATCTACCTGTTAACTTGTTTACTTGTTTTCCTCTCTCAACGCGGCGAGCAACGCCGGCAACGCGTCGCCGGATTTCGCGCGCACGACCGCGTCGGCAAGCGGCGAGAGCGGCGTTTCGTCCGGGTTGATCTCGACGACGAACGCGCCGGCTTGCTTGGCAACGCGCGGGAGAGATGCCGCCGGTTCGACGAGCGCGGAGGTGCCAACCGCGAGAAACGCGTCGCACTGCATCGCCGCGCGAAACGCGCGGTCGAGCGATTCTTGCGGCAAAGTTTCGCCGAACCACACAACATCGGGGCGCAAGTACGCGCCGCAACGCGGACACGCGAACATACCGTCGCGCGCACGCGCTTGTGCGCGATCCACGACGATATTTTCGCGCGCGCATTTATCGCGTTCGAGATTGCCGTGCAATTCGATCACCTCGCGCGAACCGGCGCGCTGATGCAAGCCGTCAATGTTCTGCGTGATGAGCGTAAAATCCGAAAACAACGTCGCCATCTCCGCGAGCGCGATGTGTCCTGGGTTTGGTTGTTTGTCGCGGCACAACTCGCGTCGCCACTCGTACCACTCCCACACGAGTTTGGGATTCCGCGCGAACGCTTCCGCCGTGGCAAGTTGCAACGGATCGAACTTGCGCCACAAGCCGGTTTGCGCGTCGCGAAACGTTGGAATGCCACTCTCCGCCGATACGCCCGCGCCGGTGAGCACGGCGACGCGAGACGCAGACCGCAAACGCGCGATGGTGGAATGCAAGTGCAAGATACGTACTCCTAACTCGGACAAGCCGAAACTACACCGGGCAATTTTGAACGCGGCTCGCTTCGCGCGCGGATTTACGCGGATAAATCTTTTGTCTGCGTTTGTCTGCGTTTGTCCGCGTCCAGATTGCTTTTTTTCGCAACGATTCCACTGGATAGTACTACTGCGGCGTCAATCCCGGCAACGGATATCCGCGCCAGTACTTGCGAAGCACGGCGGCGACCGGCTTTTCGGAATAGTCGAGCCGGAAAACGCCAAAGTGATTTTCCGGCGAATCCGTTTGAATCGGAGGATTGCCCGCCAAGCCAATCGGAAAATCTACGAGCGCCCAGAAAACCGAGCCGCACATTTTGTTCTCTTCGAGCGCGGCGAGAATTGTTTCGTAATGCGCGGCTTGATCGCGCTCGGTGAACGCGCCATCCGGTCCAGGTCCGCCAGTCGCCAAACCGAATTCTTGCAGTAGCACCGGCTTGGTCGTTTGCGTTTTGTAGAATTTGAGCAGGTCGTTCATGCGCTCGGCTTTGTCGTAAAAATGAAAACACCAAAAGTCGAGATACTTGTCGAGCGCGGGTATGTACTGCGCGCGGGCGCGATCAATCCAACCGATCGTTTGCAAATGATGCGGGTCGAGTCGGCGAATTTCTTCGGAGACGTGTTTGAAGAACGCGATCACCGCGTCGGCGTTGAATTGACGCAACGCGCGATCCGGCTCGTTCTGCAAATCCCAGCACAGGATACGCGGGTCGTTGATAAAGGGCGGCAGTAATTCTTCGAGGTACGCGTCGGCGATCCAGTGATTCTGCGGCAGATAGAACGACCAGTCCATGCTGTCGAACAGTGTGAAAATCACTTTGAGATTCAATCGCCCGGCGATATCGAGAAACTCGCGCACGTTCGCCATGTACCGCGCTATCGGCGCAAAATAGTCGTCGCGGCGCTGTTGCGCTTTGGTGTTGTCGAGCGACGCGTTGAAATCAATGAACATCCGCACGACGTTCGCACCCAGGTTCGCGCCGAGGATGAGTTCGCGTTCGGTGACGCGCGGCTCCCACTCGCCGACGTTGAACGTGCGCCAGGGATGTACGCGCGGATAATAGTTGAAGCCGCGAATCGGAAACCGCACGCCGCGATCATAGAATTGATCGCCGCGCACTGTGACGAGTGACGACGACTCTTGCGCGGTGATTGGCATCGTCGGCGTGAGCGCGCCGCCTACAAGTGCGGCGGCAAGTTTGAGAAAATCTCGACGGGTCAAAAAGAACCCCCCACGCTAACCCTCCCCCGCTTGGCAGGAGAGGGAGCATTCAATCATCTGGCACGAGCGATTTGATGACGTTCAAATCCATCACCGGCATCCAACCGTACAGGTACGCTTTGGCGTACTCGCGAAAACCATAGCGGCTGACGACGCGGCGAGACATTGGCTCGGCGTGAATCGCGGCGATGTGATACCCGCGCGCGTGCGCGTCCTCCAAGCGTCGCCGCAGCAACGTCGAATAGATTCGGCGGCTGCGAAATTCCGGCAACGTGGACGCACCACCCAGGTAGGCGATGCCCCCGCGCAGAACAATGCGCGCGTCGGCGACCGCCGCGCCACCCAGCCGCGCCAAGTAGTGAATTTCTTCTTCGCGAAACTTGGGATTCTTGAGCCGCTCATACATGCCTGGGCGCCGTTCGTCCACCTGCGCGGGCGTCCAATTGAAACACGTCGCGATGATCCGCAATTTCTCTTCGATCACTCGGTCGTCCGAACCATCCACGAGATCAATCGTCACTTCGGGGTTGACTGGAATATCGAGCCGATCCAATCTCACGCGCGCCATGATCGCTTGATCGCCCGCGAGCGCGAAACCATGCCGCTCCAAGCGTTCGCGCAAATCGAGCGGCGTGTCGAACGGATTGACGAACCAACAAAATCCAATGTGGCGCGCGCGATGATACGCGATCACCTCTTCGATTTTCGCGTCCGCTTCCGCCGCGCTCCAGCGCACATTCGCGATGCCATTACTGCCGGGATGCGCGTCGCCCGAACCCCAACGCGAAGCCGAGAGACTTTGCGTGCCGCTCACGATTGGGGGCATCCATTCGTACACATCCCACGCGTACTGCATCGAATCGAACAGGCGATTGATCTCGTCATCAGTCAGCGTCGCCGGCGCAATCCAATGCTTGTCGCGGCGGGCGCTCGGAATCGGCGCAGGCGCATAGAGATCAATCATCTCGATGCGATCCTCGCGCAGCGTCAAGAACGCCGCGCGATTGTGCTCGACGTAGCGTTCGTGCTCGGTTGCTTGAATGCGAAATTGCATCGCGACGCAATCGCCTTCGCTCACCGCTGAAAGCATTTGGACACGCGCATCGCGCCACATCGCCGATTCGTCGAGCAACCGGCGCACGACGCGTTCGCGCGGGCGATGCGCCTCGCTGCTTGGTACACCGCTGAGGCGCAGACCGGCATCGGGCGCGAGAATCGCGTCGAACCGCGCCGCATCGTTGGCGACGAGCGCGTCGAGAAATTGTTGGGCGATGGATTTGAAATCACTCATTGGTTGATCCTCCTGCAACTCGCGCCGAGTATATCACGCGTCGCGTGGAAAAACAAAGACGCTCGCCTTTTCAGACGAGCGTCCAAGCCAAGTCATCCGCGCGCGGTTCAGCGCGACCGCAAAGCCAGGTTCAGTCCGCCGAGAACGATGGCAAGCGCGCCAACTCCCCAGCACACGCCGATCCACATGTCGGAACCGAATTGCGTTTCGAGACCGGTCACACCCACGGGCGGATGGCGCACGCCCTTGCCGCTGATCTCGACATCCTCCAACTGATAGTAGTACGTTTGACCCGATTGTACGTCGTTATCGAAATATTTGTACGTGCCGCCAATTTTCGCGTCGTTGACGGCGGGAATGAGTTGGGCGTTGATGCGCGCGTACGGTCCATCCGCGCGCGCGCTCCGATAGATGTTGTAACCGGCAGTATGGACTTCGCTCGTAGTTCGCCACGTAAGTTCTCCATGACTGGTTACGCCTTGACGCACGACGCGCGCGTTGAACGCGACAAGTGTGACCGCCGCTTGCGCCGATGTACTCACCGCGCTCAGAGACATTATCACGCCACCCAGGATCGCGAACAAAATAATCAGCAATGCTCGGCTTGCCATATTCCTCTCCTTCCAATAAAGACAAAGACGTTGCCAAGGCAACGTCTCTGCATTGAGAACGTTCGTGATGAGTTGTGCTGCGCCAGTTCGCTTGATCGCGCGCTGTCCGCAACTCATGCGGCGACACACCCAATATTTTTCTAACTTGATTATCCGCGCTTGATCTTGCAAAGCCGTAACAATCCAAGTAACAAAATCGTAACAAAAAAGCCCCGCGTGGTCGCTGGCGGCGGAAACCTCGCGGGGCTGATCGGTCTAGGCGACATGCTAAAAATTCGTCAGAGAATAACTTTTCAGATCATGGATTGGAACGCTTCGGCGCGCGTTCGCTACATATCCGTTTCCTTGCTTTGAAACTTGTACCCCACGCCGTGAACCGTCACGATATAACGCGGGTTCGACGGGTCATGTTCAATTTTGCGACGCAGGCGCGAGATGGCGACCTTGACGACCTCGTCGTTCTCGTCCGCTTCATAACCCCACACCGCCGCGATAATATCCGACGCGCTGAGAACCACTTCGCGATTCCGCATCAAGTAGTGCAGCAAATCGAACTCGGTGCGCGTCAGTTGCGTTGCCGCACCAGCCACGCTCACCTCGCGCGCGTTGGGGTCGAGTTTGATGTCGCCCAACGCGAGCGGCAACGCCATTTTGGGCTGGCTGGTGCTGTCGCTCGTACTGCGCCGCAACAACGACTGTGCCCGCGCGCGCAACTCGCGCGGACGAAACGGCTTGACGAGGTAATCGTCCGCGCCGAGTTCGAGCGCGCTAACGACGTGATCTTCATCACCCAACCCGGTGAGCACGATGATCGGCACATCGCCGTCGCGCCGTGCGTCTTTCAGCACTTCCATGCCATTGCGTTTCGGCATCATCAAATCGAGTACGACGAGATCCGGCGCTTCGGCTTTAAGCGCGCGCAGAGCCATCTCGCCGTCGAACGCGGTGACGACGGAATAACCCGCGCGTTGAAACGTGTAGCGCAACAAATCCACCAAGTCGCGATCATCGTCCGCCAACAATACTTTCATCGCGTTACGCCTTTTTGCTTTCGGGCGACTCGACGCGCGGGAGACTGAACCAGAACGTCGTGCCTTCGCCCACGCGACTCTCCACGCCGATTTGACCGCCGTGCAACTGCACGATTTCGCGCGCGAGCGCCAAGCCCAAGCCGATGCCAATGCCTTCTTCCTCGGCGCGTCTGCCGCGATAAAATCGTTGAAAGAGCCGCGACTGTTCTTCGGGTTGAATGCCCGGTCCGCGATCCGTCACGCGAAGCGTGACGAAACTCTCGGCGTTTTCCGCCGTGAAGGTGATCGGTTCGCCTTCGGGACCGTACTTGCTCGCGTTCGTCAGCAAGTTGATGAGCACCTGCGTGATGCGCGCCCGATCCGCCAAAACGATACACCCCGCCAAACTCTCCAACCGCACCTGCGCCGACTGCGCGCGACCTTGCAAGAGCGGCGTCATTTGATCGAGCGCGTCTTCGATCAGACTGCTCAAGCGTACCGGCATGGTCCGCACGCGAAAGCGCCCGGCTTGGATGTTCCCCACGTCAATCAAATTCTCGACCAAGCCCTGGAATTTGACGACCGCGCGTTGCATCGCGCGCAACATCACACCCAGGTCTTGCTTGCTCATCGTCGCGTAATCTTCGGCAAGCAATTCGATGGAGGCGCGGAGCGAGGCAAGCGGTCCGCGAAATTCGTGCGCCGCGTTCATGATGAATTCATCTTTCGCGCGCACGAGTTGTTCTTGCGTCGTCGCGTCGTACAGAATATGCACAAAGCCCGCCGCCGCGCCGTCCAACTGAACCTGGGTCGAAATGACGTCGAGCTTGAGTTGCGGTCGCGCGCACAAGGGAAACCGTCCGCGCACGACTAACTCGTGTTCGTTGGTCATGTCCACTTCGCCTAACGCCCACGTCGTTGCGGACGCGCCATTGGCTTGTCCGTCCGCGCAAAACACGTGGTGCCACCGTTGTC
Coding sequences within it:
- a CDS encoding cellulase family glycosylhydrolase codes for the protein MTRRDFLKLAAALVGGALTPTMPITAQESSSLVTVRGDQFYDRGVRFPIRGFNYYPRVHPWRTFNVGEWEPRVTERELILGANLGANVVRMFIDFNASLDNTKAQQRRDDYFAPIARYMANVREFLDIAGRLNLKVIFTLFDSMDWSFYLPQNHWIADAYLEELLPPFINDPRILCWDLQNEPDRALRQFNADAVIAFFKHVSEEIRRLDPHHLQTIGWIDRARAQYIPALDKYLDFWCFHFYDKAERMNDLLKFYKTQTTKPVLLQEFGLATGGPGPDGAFTERDQAAHYETILAALEENKMCGSVFWALVDFPIGLAGNPPIQTDSPENHFGVFRLDYSEKPVAAVLRKYWRGYPLPGLTPQ
- a CDS encoding YggU family protein; protein product: MISESKGAVTFAVKVIPRASKNQIVGIEGDAVKIRLNAPPVEGKANDALIAFLAEKLGVPRSNVEIIVGETSRRKVIRVRGATVQQVEEKL
- a CDS encoding PspC domain-containing protein, whose protein sequence is MARKMYRSRTEKMLGGVCDGLAELFDIDPTLVRLVFVLATLWGGFGIIVYLVLWWIAPYKDEIKTPGA
- the recJ gene encoding single-stranded-DNA-specific exonuclease RecJ yields the protein MPPKPKRWLIAPRVSSLTLARFPQLNPLLVQVLHNRNITTPEQVDVFLAPDSLVGNPFTLRGMNETVERLRRAMRAHEPIAVYGDFDVDGVTATALLVQTLEALGAVVKPYIPHRIDEGYGLNKDALAQLKEQGVGVVVTVDCGVRSLPEVAFGKQIGLDMIVTDHHAPSDELPDAFAVVNPKQPGCPYPSKELSGVGVAFKLAQALMRVEERAPINKSPAEISESDLYDLVALGTVADLVPVTGENRLLVKRGLEKLRQSERPGIQALLRQAGVRPETLDTGSIGFTLGPRLNAAGRLEHALMAYDVLTTQYPGEADNLARKLEETNRERQRLTNEMAQRARDAVAGSTEHEHLLFVTAPEFLEGIVGLVASRLTDEYYRPAVAVHFGAEESRGSARSISEFNIVSALDQCRDLLVRHGGHAMAAGFTVRNENLPALEARLKVIAARELGATDLAPTLNVDAEAGLGEMNWNLQKVLEQLAPFGFGNREPVFVSRNVMVRDARLVGAEHLRLMLTDGQAVWDAIAFRQGSWLGSLPKTIDVAYQLEARVWNGDTKLQLNVKDIKIPGEQ
- a CDS encoding NUDIX hydrolase — protein: MTDSREYPARPICGVGVIVWHDDRVLLIQRGKPPNVGMWGLPGGAIELGESLREAAAREVREECGIEIALGEVVEVVDIVTRDAENRVQYHYVVVDFAAQHTRGELHADSDVTDARWVTRDELLKYDVPNLTRRVILKSFERETKP
- a CDS encoding NAD-dependent deacylase; the protein is MRSASRVAVLTGAGVSAESGIPTFRDAQTGLWRKFDPLQLATAEAFARNPKLVWEWYEWRRELCRDKQPNPGHIALAEMATLFSDFTLITQNIDGLHQRAGSREVIELHGNLERDKCARENIVVDRAQARARDGMFACPRCGAYLRPDVVWFGETLPQESLDRAFRAAMQCDAFLAVGTSALVEPAASLPRVAKQAGAFVVEINPDETPLSPLADAVVRAKSGDALPALLAALREENK
- a CDS encoding response regulator transcription factor; amino-acid sequence: MKVLLADDDRDLVDLLRYTFQRAGYSVVTAFDGEMALRALKAEAPDLVVLDLMMPKRNGMEVLKDARRDGDVPIIVLTGLGDEDHVVSALELGADDYLVKPFRPRELRARAQSLLRRSTSDSTSQPKMALPLALGDIKLDPNAREVSVAGAATQLTRTEFDLLHYLMRNREVVLSASDIIAAVWGYEADENDEVVKVAISRLRRKIEHDPSNPRYIVTVHGVGYKFQSKETDM
- a CDS encoding LysM peptidoglycan-binding domain-containing protein, producing MKRELLVTLIVFGILGLLFWLGRAPTSPTQAQGEEPTKAPYVFPTPIFIPTFPPDPAATTSAPAPTSAPAAANNPTPARAADPGSSDRTYTIVSGDSPWIIAQKMYNDGTKYKIILDANNLTTSSKLKVGSTLIIPPLAGTPRPSAPTATSAAPTLAPIATAPTIAPTIAATGTLTATVPITTTVATTRTATGLLPPGVVSFAASAFNVLSVVAFIGSLATAVLALLAFERSRRFAVVESRKGRLTRRLSR
- a CDS encoding GNAT family N-acetyltransferase, with product MSDFKSIAQQFLDALVANDAARFDAILAPDAGLRLSGVPSSEAHRPRERVVRRLLDESAMWRDARVQMLSAVSEGDCVAMQFRIQATEHERYVEHNRAAFLTLREDRIEMIDLYAPAPIPSARRDKHWIAPATLTDDEINRLFDSMQYAWDVYEWMPPIVSGTQSLSASRWGSGDAHPGSNGIANVRWSAAEADAKIEEVIAYHRARHIGFCWFVNPFDTPLDLRERLERHGFALAGDQAIMARVRLDRLDIPVNPEVTIDLVDGSDDRVIEEKLRIIATCFNWTPAQVDERRPGMYERLKNPKFREEEIHYLARLGGAAVADARIVLRGGIAYLGGASTLPEFRSRRIYSTLLRRRLEDAHARGYHIAAIHAEPMSRRVVSRYGFREYAKAYLYGWMPVMDLNVIKSLVPDD